Genomic DNA from Pelosinus sp. IPA-1:
ACATAAAAGCATTGCTTAATGAGCTGAGAAGTACAGATAAAATGCGAAATAAAAAAATAGAGGAGATGGCATTTATGGAAACTAAAAATATAATAAAGGATTTTATTGTTGAGAAATTTTGGGTAAATGAACCTGAGATAAAGCTACATGATAATACTAGACTTTTGGATGAAGGAATCATAGATTCTACAGGGATATTGGAATTAGTTATGTTTTTAGAAGATACATTTAAGATATCAATAAATGATAATGAATTGATACCTGCAAATTTCAATTCTCTGAATTCATTAGTAAAATTAATTAGAGAGAAATGTTAGAAAACAACTAAACTTAAAATGCGTAGACTTTTAGAAATATAAAGAGTTAAAGAAAAGCCCCAGTGTTAGGGAAGGAGTTTTTGTAAAATGATCATTGATAATTCAGAGATAAGTAAAGTAATAACTAACATTAGGAAGGTTAATGTTGAGAAAGATAGTCCTTTCATTAATTTATGGCCTAAGTTAGGAGAGATGGAGCTTTTTGGTTTACTCCATAAGGCGGTTAAGAACAAATCCT
This window encodes:
- a CDS encoding acyl carrier protein, with the protein product METKNIIKDFIVEKFWVNEPEIKLHDNTRLLDEGIIDSTGILELVMFLEDTFKISINDNELIPANFNSLNSLVKLIREKC